The Gossypium hirsutum isolate 1008001.06 chromosome D03, Gossypium_hirsutum_v2.1, whole genome shotgun sequence genomic interval gcttgaaagctattattatatacaaactCAGCCAACGGTAGGTAGTGCTCCCAACAACCTTTAAACTCAATTATACATGCTcacaacatatcttcaagaacttgTATAACACATTTAGATTGGTAATCCAATTATGGATAAAAGGCCGTACTAAAATGTAATCTTGTACCCAGAGATTAATATAGTTGTTTCTAAATTCTCGATGTGAaacgaggatctctatctgatatgaTTGACACTAGAACACCATGCAAGCTAACTATTTCGTAAATGTATACCTCAACTAGTTTTTGAAGTGACCAATCATTCCTCATAGCTAGAAAATACGTTGACTTTGTCAACGATCCATGATAACCCAAATGACATTTGTCACAATCTTAAATTTGACGAATCTGAAAATATAAGTAAGATATGCATGTTAATTTTGTTTTGGCGCACTATGATAGCATGATCCGCTACTCGGCTGGTTGGTTGGTGAGATAGATTATTGGCGCATACTAGCGTTAAAGTATTTTCATGTTGGCGGTATCTAAGGAATTAATTACAGGATGTTTCCAAGTGAAGAAAGATTACGCCCAAGAAAGTGCACACCTAAGGAGAGTACGCCTAGAGTTTTGTTTGACCACTAAGAGTCTGCCAAGTGTTTGAGGAAGTTGTAAAAAACTTAATTATATTTAAGAACACGCCGAACGTGAAACACTGCCAATACATGGTACACTCGATTTGCATGAATACTATTCAAGTAGATCTTGTATCAGGCTTAGTTGAGAGTTGTTAGAATTCTGCAACAACAAAAGTAGAGATTATAGTAAAAAATAGAGTAGAAAGATGTTTGAAAGATTGCTTGTACACTAAAACAAGACAACTAAACAAAACATCACGACAACATGGTTCACCACTCCTCAATACGAGTCAATTAGATTGATTTGACCCTCCCCATGACTGGTCAATAGTAAGGTAAACCTTTGTCAGATTTTCTTTTATCTACCTTGGATTTGGTCCGAAATCAGGGTGACCAAGAGTATATTTATGGGAAGGGGACATTTCAGATGGTTTTTTCTATCTACTTAATGTTCAGGTTCTTCTTTCTAACCTCAatgttctcttcttcttcttcgttaAGATCAGACTAAGATATTGTTTAATGAGTAGATGATTTTGCCTTCTGGTAAGTCTTAGAGCATTACACATTACGATTATAGAAAGGAAGAGTGTTTAGAAAGGCATTGTATGGGGGTCACATGTAGTTGAAATGTTAGTAAAATATCTGTAAAAAGAATTCTAATAGAAATCTTATGATCTTTTAAGCAGTAGCTACTATTGAATTGGGAAAGATAGTCAAAATAGAAACTCCAGGTCTAAGTAAAGGTAGGTCTCTAACAAGTCTTTAAACTTGACTCTTGAATgtcatgtaattatttttatgtgtGTTTTCTGAGGGGTATCTACAAATATGTAAATGATGTGAACAATGTGCGACAAGATATGATGCTGTGTGATATAAGTTGTTGTTGGTGGCGTGTGTGTGTTTGTTGCCTAATAATTTCTTACTATATGAACCTGAAAAATCTGAGTTATGTAAaaaggtgagaaaaagattcgTTTGTGTAGCCTCTGGTAGGGCAGATATATTGTTGATCAGATAGGTAGATCACTGTGAAAATGGTGATTTATTGTGTAGTCTTTGATAGGGCAACTATAATACTAATTGGATTGGAAGATTGCTGAATAAAGTTGtaaaaagtccatggccatggcatcATATGATAATATGCCAAGAGGGCGTGAAGGTATAAGACTATGTGGGGGAAGCCCCGTGGCATCCACAAAGATGGTCCGTCAGGACAGTAAACACGAATTATgtagaaagcctttgtggcgaattCTCTAGAAAACCCTTGTGGCACACTCGCTGTAAAACCTTCGTGGCGCACTATTTAGAAAGCTTCAGTGGCGGAGTAATCTGGGGAATACTTGTAGCAAGTTTTCTGGAAGGTTTGTATTGTGAATTTTGCAATGCCTAAATGGTGAGTTGTTATTCCACCCTTGTGGTAAGACCTGAGCATGCTTATGATGCATTATATGAAAGAGTTCTTGACAGTGAACACGTTTAATGATTCCTCCATGACAGGGAATTTAGGTAATTTGGAATATTGGTGGTGCAAGTGTCCACCAAACTTGAAATTTATTAGATTCAGTATTGAAGTCATCTGAGATTCTATCGCttgaattaaaatgttatatTCTTCAAAGCAAGTTTAGTTGTCTAGACTGATTTGAAAATACGATGTAACTGGTGTCTTGATAATTGCTAAATCCTGTAAAAGAATACATTAAGAGTAGCATCCATTGAGTATCATTCTGAGAAGTGTATCCAACTACTATTTGCAAAGAAATTGTGTAATGAGATTTGAGATATGACGTGTAGTCCGTGATCTGCCAATTGAGTAAAATGTGTAAAAGATGGTTAAAAAAGTAGATTTTGGCATTTGGTTATCCGCCAACTAGGAAGCAAAAAAGTATTTGCCAAGATTTGAAAGGAAGTCCAGAATATTAAAGTCAAGGAATTCAGTAGTAATGTTAAAAAGGTAATACTGGTTAAGATTCATTAGGTTCCATTGAACTTATGGGTGTTTATTTTCTATGCAGGTTAATAGGTTTGCACCAGTTTGCCTGAGAGGACCAAGTTAGGGATATGCCACAGTGGCAGATCGAGGGTAATGTTATGCATATAGAGGGGCACTTTCAGAAACATGTTCTCAAATGAAAAGTAGTAATACACGCTATGAACATGTCTATTTAATCAAACATTTATGTTGTAaggtttttttactatttttgaaaGTCTAGGACGAACGATAAATGTTTTGTTCAACCATTGTCTTAGAaaggattttaaataaataataggtaAATTCAATATGGTTTTCCCAGattgtaaaattttgttaagtatgtaaGTATTATGAAATCTTATATTCGAGTTTGATAAATTGTGTTGGGTATAAAGTGTTACACTACAGCAAAACAAGTTTTTAGCGGTATTTTTTTGGGCTTATAAGTGCCACTAAAAATGCCTCTATAGATAACGCCGCTATAGACAttacctttagcggtgctttcccCACAAATGCTGCTAAAGAAcaacctttagcgacgctttccccaaaaacgctgctaaagaccaTATCAAATTCACCTTCTTTTTTAATCatctcatttacattcttaccttaaataattatacaaaatttaaatgaCCTAACAATGGacacattttttaaattatttttgagttCAAAAACATTAACAAGAGAACTGTTCATAATGTTTGATCAAAATGTTAACATAATCATATTTGAAAACCCAATCTAACAACTACAGTACATACTTTCTTTTAAAACTAAAATCTTTGAAACTTCTACCGAATAAACGACATGATGTTTACTATAAGAAACTTCAACTACAAGCACACTACAATAAGTTGCCACAAAAGAGTTCTTTCAAAGCTGTTACCATTGCATTATAAATCTCTTCACCCCATTCCAGCTTTAGATTTGTTAGTTTCTCCTGAAAATTGGATGCCAATTTGGATTCTTCAAATTCTCCTGCCATGATGAGCATAGAGTAGTGGCCTGAATTTCCGCTTCATCAGGAGGAAATCGCGACTTACAAGTGTCATGAAAAGTCTTTGGATCAAGCTCTCCCATTCTCTTTAATCCAATATTAGTGCGATTACCCAACAATTCTGGCAAACCctacataaaagaaaaagaacattgATTTTATAACCAGTTGCTTGAGTCTGCATAGTAATCCAAGGCTTAGGCAAACGTAATTCAGTCTTAAGCCAAGATAAAGTAGGCAATACCTGAATTAGCACTTTCCTTGCTTCATGTAGCTCATCATTGCTTTGACGTTCTTTGTATATAAGAGTTTTGTTTGTTGACCCCAGATCTTGCAGATCATCAGTCTTCTCTTGCAACTCATTATTCATCTTTTCTATCTTCTTCTGTACAGCTGCATCATCTTGTCCAAGATGTTTCATCACTTGCAGCTTGCTTTTCAAGTCTTCGATTTCCATTTCATTTGCTCTTTCCTCAATAACTACACCTTCCGATTCCACTTTATACTTTCTACTCCATGTTCTTCTTGCAACCTAAAACAATCCCAAACAAAACCCAATCTTTTATTTGACAATAAATGTTGTGTACAATGAACAGTGCAAccaatattttagaaaatatggTAATATTTCCTTGGAATGAAGATATTAAGAAATGGTCTTTCAAGATTTCTTATATTAGAAAGAGAATGGAAGAAAATGTATAAATGGGGCACTTACAGCATCTTCATCTATATTCATAACTTCTGATATTGATGATGAACTT includes:
- the LOC107949897 gene encoding factor of DNA methylation 1-like, translated to MNIDEDAVARRTWSRKYKVESEGVVIEERANEMEIEDLKSKLQVMKHLGQDDAAVQKKIEKMNNELQEKTDDLQDLGSTNKTLIYKERQSNDELHEARKVLIQGLPELLGNRTNIGLKRMGELDPKTFHDTCKSRFPPDEAEIQATTLCSSWQENLKNPNWHPIFRRN